A stretch of Paracoccus sp. N5 DNA encodes these proteins:
- a CDS encoding alpha/beta hydrolase, with product MRLAYFGRASQIDDLEPRRHRVKKPESRRKPMPELIFPGPEGRLEGRYHAQSNPDAPIAIVLHPHPQYGGTMNNRVVYNLHYAFHRMGFTVMRFNFRGVGRSQGEFDQGIGELSDAASALDYLQAMNPNSKHCWVAGFSFGAWIGMQLLMRRPEITGFISVAPPANMYDFSFLAPCPSSGLIINGTADRVAPPKDTHALVGKLREQKGITITHEEIEGADHFFRDDEVHMKPMIDTVQAYVRRRLTESTR from the coding sequence ATGCGTCTTGCCTATTTCGGGCGCGCTTCCCAGATTGACGATCTAGAGCCGCGCCGTCACAGGGTCAAGAAACCCGAGTCCCGAAGGAAGCCCATGCCCGAACTGATTTTCCCCGGTCCCGAAGGTCGTCTGGAAGGGCGCTATCACGCGCAATCCAATCCCGACGCCCCCATCGCCATCGTGCTGCACCCGCATCCGCAATATGGCGGCACGATGAACAACCGGGTCGTCTACAATTTGCATTACGCCTTCCACCGCATGGGCTTCACCGTCATGCGGTTCAACTTCCGCGGCGTCGGCCGGTCGCAGGGCGAGTTCGACCAGGGCATCGGCGAGCTTTCGGATGCCGCCTCGGCGCTGGACTACCTGCAGGCGATGAACCCCAACAGCAAGCATTGCTGGGTGGCGGGCTTTTCCTTCGGCGCCTGGATCGGCATGCAGCTTCTGATGCGCCGGCCCGAGATCACCGGCTTCATCTCGGTCGCGCCGCCGGCGAATATGTATGATTTCTCGTTCCTGGCGCCCTGCCCGTCCTCGGGGCTGATCATCAACGGCACCGCCGACCGCGTGGCGCCGCCCAAGGACACCCATGCCCTGGTCGGCAAGCTGCGCGAGCAGAAGGGCATCACCATCACCCATGAGGAAATCGAGGGCGCGGACCATTTCTTCCGCGACGACGAGGTCCACATGAAGCCGATGATCGACACGGTGCAGGCCTATGTGCGCCGGCGGCTGACGGAAAGCACCCGGTAA
- a CDS encoding saccharopine dehydrogenase family protein, with the protein MAKNVLIIGAGGVAQVVAHKVAQNANEFGSLHIASRTVSKAEKIIASVRDKGHSVAFTAHPLDAMDSAAVAALIRQIDAGIVINVGSAFVNMTVLQGCIETGAAYLDTAIHEDPAKVCETPPWYANYEWKRREDVEKAGITAILGVGFDPGVVNAYARLAEDEYFDKIDSIDIVDINAGSHGRWFATNFDPEINFREFTGTVYSWQGGEWRQNKMFEVGREWDLPVVGKRTAYLSGHDEVHSLSARYKDADVRFWMGFGAHYINVFTVLQNLGLLSEQPVKTAEGLEVVPLKLVKAVLPDPSSLAPDYEGKTCIGDLVKGTLNGKPGEVFIYNVADHKEAFTEVGSQGISYTAGVPPVAAAILVARGTWDVRKMVNVEDLPARPFLELLGDLGLPTRVIDASGDHPL; encoded by the coding sequence TTGGCCAAGAACGTGCTCATCATCGGCGCCGGCGGCGTCGCGCAGGTGGTCGCGCATAAGGTGGCGCAGAACGCTAACGAGTTCGGCAGCCTGCATATCGCCAGCAGGACCGTCTCGAAGGCCGAGAAGATCATCGCGAGCGTTCGGGACAAGGGCCATTCGGTCGCATTCACCGCCCATCCGCTCGACGCGATGGACAGCGCGGCGGTGGCGGCGCTGATCCGCCAGATCGACGCGGGCATCGTCATCAACGTCGGTTCCGCCTTCGTCAACATGACCGTGCTGCAAGGCTGCATCGAGACCGGCGCCGCCTATCTGGACACCGCCATCCACGAAGACCCGGCCAAGGTCTGCGAGACCCCGCCGTGGTATGCCAATTACGAATGGAAGCGCCGCGAGGATGTCGAGAAGGCCGGCATCACCGCGATCCTGGGTGTGGGCTTCGACCCGGGCGTGGTCAACGCCTATGCCAGGCTGGCCGAGGACGAATATTTCGACAAGATCGATTCGATCGACATCGTCGACATCAACGCCGGCTCGCACGGCCGCTGGTTCGCGACGAATTTCGACCCCGAGATCAACTTCCGCGAATTCACCGGCACGGTCTATTCCTGGCAGGGCGGCGAATGGCGCCAGAACAAGATGTTCGAGGTCGGCCGCGAATGGGACCTGCCCGTGGTCGGCAAGCGCACCGCCTATCTGTCCGGCCATGACGAGGTGCACAGCCTCTCGGCCCGCTACAAGGACGCGGACGTGCGGTTCTGGATGGGCTTCGGCGCGCATTACATCAACGTCTTCACGGTCTTGCAGAACCTGGGCCTGCTCAGCGAGCAGCCGGTGAAGACCGCCGAGGGGCTGGAGGTCGTGCCGCTGAAACTGGTCAAGGCAGTGCTGCCCGATCCGTCCAGCCTCGCCCCCGATTACGAAGGCAAGACCTGCATCGGCGATCTGGTGAAGGGCACGCTGAACGGCAAGCCGGGCGAGGTCTTCATCTACAACGTCGCCGATCACAAGGAAGCCTTTACCGAGGTCGGCAGCCAGGGCATCAGCTACACCGCCGGCGTGCCGCCGGTCGCGGCGGCGATCCTGGTCGCGCGCGGCACCTGGGACGTCAGGAAGATGGTCAATGTCGAGGATCTGCCCGCCCGGCCCTTCCTGGAACTGCTGGGCGATCTGGGCCTGCCGACCCGGGTCATCGACGCCTCGGGCGACCATCCGCTGTAA
- a CDS encoding Rrf2 family transcriptional regulator: MKLSTKGRYAMVALVDLAIAKGDDLTSLAEISARQDISLPYLEQLFVRLRRAGLVESVRGPGGGYRLAKAPETIRLADVLEAVDETVSALHVGAGASGGVSGSRAQTLSNRLWESLSAHVYVFLHNHTLADVARNQLLPCPALPKLLSIVDD, encoded by the coding sequence ATGAAACTGTCAACCAAGGGACGCTATGCCATGGTGGCGCTGGTGGACCTGGCCATCGCCAAGGGCGACGACCTGACCTCGCTGGCCGAGATTTCGGCCCGGCAGGACATCTCGCTGCCCTATCTCGAGCAGCTCTTCGTGCGGCTGCGCCGGGCCGGGCTGGTCGAATCGGTGCGCGGACCGGGCGGCGGCTATCGGCTGGCCAAAGCGCCCGAGACGATCCGCCTGGCCGATGTGCTGGAGGCGGTGGACGAAACGGTCAGCGCGCTGCATGTCGGCGCCGGCGCCTCGGGCGGGGTCTCGGGCTCGCGCGCGCAGACGCTGTCGAACCGGCTGTGGGAAAGCCTGTCGGCGCATGTCTATGTCTTCCTGCACAATCACACGCTGGCCGATGTGGCCCGCAACCAGCTGCTGCCCTGCCCGGCGCTGCCGAAGCTGCTGTCCATCGTGGACGACTAG
- a CDS encoding HD domain-containing protein codes for MTDLTRRFAFLTEADRLKSVERANVLMDLSRPENSAEHSWHVALYALVFGASDRAIAMILLHDLVEIDTGDHPIHLAHDTAAVEAAELAAALRLFAMLPDGARLLALWQEFESGQTADARIAKRMDHIQPLFQVLGASEPLAEHVQIVRDNMTSGRARRLWTEWPEAMAAAQALLDGRAPQGDLARCLAFLAEADRLKSVSRASLLCDASRRENSAEHSWHLALYALVMAPQAGPEVDIGRVIRMLILHDLVEIDAGDVPIHAQNGDAHHGAAQLAAEEAAADRLFGLLPAPLGAELRALWAEFEANETPDAVFAKSLDRAQPVMQNIACGGGSWVEYSVTYEQLVERVGVRIQRGAPMLWTWLSESARVYFRS; via the coding sequence ATGACCGACCTGACCCGGCGTTTCGCCTTCCTGACCGAGGCCGACCGGCTGAAGTCGGTCGAGCGCGCGAATGTGCTGATGGACCTGTCGCGGCCGGAGAACAGCGCCGAGCACAGCTGGCATGTCGCGCTCTATGCGCTGGTGTTCGGTGCCTCGGACCGGGCCATCGCCATGATCCTGCTGCACGACCTGGTCGAGATCGACACCGGCGATCACCCGATCCACCTGGCCCATGACACGGCCGCCGTCGAGGCCGCCGAGCTGGCGGCGGCGCTGCGACTGTTCGCCATGCTGCCCGATGGCGCGCGGCTGCTGGCGCTGTGGCAGGAATTCGAATCCGGCCAGACCGCCGACGCCCGCATCGCCAAGCGGATGGACCATATCCAGCCGCTGTTCCAGGTGCTGGGCGCGTCCGAGCCGCTGGCGGAGCATGTGCAGATCGTCCGCGACAACATGACATCGGGTCGCGCCCGGCGGTTGTGGACGGAATGGCCCGAGGCCATGGCGGCCGCGCAGGCCCTGCTGGATGGGCGCGCGCCGCAGGGCGATCTGGCCCGCTGCCTGGCCTTCCTGGCCGAAGCCGACCGGCTGAAATCGGTCTCGCGCGCCAGCCTGCTTTGCGACGCCTCGCGCCGGGAAAACAGCGCCGAGCACAGCTGGCACCTGGCGCTTTATGCGCTGGTCATGGCGCCGCAAGCCGGGCCGGAGGTCGATATCGGCCGGGTGATCCGCATGCTGATCCTGCACGACCTGGTCGAGATCGACGCAGGCGACGTGCCGATCCACGCTCAGAACGGCGACGCGCATCACGGCGCGGCGCAGCTGGCGGCCGAGGAAGCCGCCGCCGACCGGCTGTTCGGCCTGCTGCCCGCACCCCTCGGGGCGGAACTGCGCGCCCTCTGGGCCGAGTTCGAGGCCAACGAGACGCCCGACGCGGTTTTCGCCAAATCGCTGGACCGCGCCCAGCCGGTGATGCAGAACATCGCCTGCGGCGGCGGGTCATGGGTGGAATACAGCGTCACCTACGAGCAGCTGGTCGAGCGCGTCGGTGTCCGCATCCAGCGCGGCGCACCGATGCTGTGGACCTGGCTCAGCGAAAGCGCACGGGTGTATTTTCGGAGTTGA
- a CDS encoding AI-2E family transporter: protein MVPPDNHKFPSFPRTEKHPLPRVANWAVIGIFLFLLFTFFAQARDFLMPVTLAFLLFFVFVPFRRLMERLGIGAVVTATIVSLGLVVSVVVIGFMISGPVNRLIENSSQIGDRLEQRFTELRSNFRGLERAAEKIDELTGGGGAKPETKPAPGAPAPDATLTGTLTPIPQPGTPQTPDQKIQVEVNAAPQTSTLVSVLNLGPAFVGQIILTLFLLFFLLSSGDLLYLKIVQSFDSMREKRAAYLALREIEDSLGAYLGAITLINACLGIAVGLAMWAWGMPSPMLFGLAVFLLNYIPYLGPITGVIITMLVGLFVYEDLFTPFMVGLTYFGISAIEGQLITPYFVSRKLQLNTVVVFLTVALWAWLWSVIGMIVAVPILVVMRVLADHIPGLEKFGNFLAGEDPPALEDEDEEEAREIVDAGDGAGDADQAAQATAVLPTRG, encoded by the coding sequence ATGGTTCCGCCAGACAATCACAAGTTCCCGTCCTTCCCCCGGACCGAAAAGCACCCCCTGCCCCGCGTCGCCAACTGGGCGGTGATCGGCATCTTCCTGTTCCTGCTCTTCACCTTCTTTGCCCAGGCGCGGGACTTCCTGATGCCGGTGACGCTGGCCTTTCTGCTGTTCTTCGTCTTCGTGCCCTTCCGCCGGCTGATGGAGCGGCTGGGCATCGGCGCCGTCGTCACCGCCACCATCGTCTCGCTGGGCCTGGTGGTGTCGGTGGTGGTGATCGGCTTCATGATCTCGGGCCCGGTGAACCGGCTGATCGAGAACTCGTCGCAGATCGGCGACCGGCTGGAGCAGCGCTTCACCGAATTGCGCAGCAACTTCCGCGGCCTGGAGCGCGCGGCGGAAAAGATCGACGAGCTGACCGGCGGCGGCGGCGCCAAGCCCGAGACCAAGCCCGCCCCCGGCGCCCCCGCGCCGGATGCGACGCTGACCGGGACGCTGACGCCGATCCCGCAGCCCGGCACGCCGCAGACCCCGGACCAGAAGATCCAGGTCGAGGTGAACGCCGCACCGCAGACCTCGACCCTGGTCAGCGTGCTGAACCTGGGCCCGGCCTTCGTCGGCCAGATCATCCTGACGCTGTTCCTGCTGTTCTTCCTGCTGTCATCGGGCGACCTGCTGTATCTCAAGATCGTGCAGAGCTTCGATTCGATGCGCGAAAAGCGCGCGGCCTATCTGGCGCTGCGCGAGATCGAGGACTCGCTGGGCGCCTATCTGGGCGCGATCACGCTGATCAACGCCTGCCTGGGCATCGCGGTCGGGCTGGCGATGTGGGCCTGGGGCATGCCCAGCCCGATGCTCTTTGGCCTGGCAGTGTTCCTGCTGAACTACATCCCCTATCTAGGGCCGATCACCGGCGTCATCATCACCATGCTGGTCGGGCTTTTCGTCTATGAGGACCTGTTCACGCCCTTCATGGTCGGCCTGACCTATTTCGGCATCTCGGCCATCGAGGGCCAGCTGATCACGCCCTATTTCGTGTCGCGCAAGCTGCAGCTGAACACGGTCGTCGTCTTCCTGACCGTGGCGCTCTGGGCCTGGCTCTGGTCGGTGATCGGCATGATCGTCGCGGTGCCGATCCTGGTCGTCATGCGGGTGCTGGCGGACCACATTCCGGGGCTCGAGAAATTCGGCAATTTCCTGGCCGGCGAAGACCCGCCCGCGCTGGAGGACGAGGACGAGGAGGAAGCGCGCGAGATCGTCGATGCCGGCGACGGTGCCGGGGACGCGGATCAGGCCGCGCAGGCCACCGCGGTGCTGCCGACGCGCGGCTGA
- a CDS encoding Gfo/Idh/MocA family oxidoreductase, with product MRVLVAGLGNMGRSHALAWARQPGAELVGLVNRSPVALPPELAAIPQSQDFHEALARLRPDLVVVATYSDSHAEYAIAAMRAGAHVFVEKPLATKVEDARRVIETAQETGRKLVVGYILRHHPSWQRLIAEARALGGPYVFRLNLNQQSSGPTWEVHKALMRTTPPIVDCGVHYVDVMCQITDAAPVEVRGMGLRLSREIAADAYNYGHFQVLFQDGSLGWYEAGWGPMMSDSAFFVKDVVSPNGAVSIRMAEDARSDDIDTHTRTATLRLHKVGEPDQDLSMTGEPGHQALCDAEAAFMARAIAENADLTRHMQDAVSSLAVCLAADESVRTGQPVRLR from the coding sequence ATGCGGGTTCTGGTCGCCGGTCTGGGCAACATGGGCCGCAGCCATGCGCTGGCCTGGGCAAGGCAGCCCGGCGCGGAACTGGTCGGGCTGGTCAACCGCAGCCCGGTCGCGCTGCCGCCGGAGCTGGCCGCGATTCCGCAGAGCCAGGATTTCCACGAGGCGCTGGCCCGGCTGCGCCCGGACCTGGTCGTGGTCGCGACCTATTCCGACAGCCATGCCGAATATGCCATCGCCGCGATGCGGGCCGGCGCCCATGTCTTCGTCGAGAAGCCCTTGGCGACGAAGGTCGAGGACGCCCGCCGCGTGATCGAGACCGCGCAGGAAACCGGCCGCAAGCTGGTCGTGGGTTACATCCTGCGCCACCACCCCAGCTGGCAGCGCCTGATCGCCGAGGCCCGCGCGCTTGGCGGCCCCTATGTCTTTCGCCTGAACCTGAACCAGCAAAGCAGCGGCCCGACCTGGGAGGTGCACAAGGCGCTGATGCGCACCACGCCGCCCATCGTCGATTGCGGCGTGCATTACGTCGACGTCATGTGCCAGATCACCGATGCCGCCCCGGTCGAGGTGCGCGGCATGGGCCTGCGCCTGTCCAGGGAAATCGCCGCCGACGCCTATAACTACGGCCATTTCCAGGTGCTGTTCCAGGACGGCTCGCTGGGCTGGTACGAGGCGGGCTGGGGTCCGATGATGTCGGACAGCGCGTTTTTCGTGAAGGACGTGGTCAGCCCGAACGGCGCCGTCAGCATCCGCATGGCCGAGGACGCGCGCTCGGACGACATCGACACCCATACCCGCACCGCGACGCTGCGCCTGCACAAGGTGGGCGAGCCGGACCAGGACCTGTCGATGACCGGAGAGCCGGGCCACCAGGCGCTTTGCGATGCCGAGGCCGCCTTCATGGCCCGCGCCATCGCCGAGAATGCCGACCTGACGCGGCACATGCAGGATGCGGTGTCCTCGCTGGCGGTCTGCCTTGCCGCCGATGAATCCGTCAGGACTGGCCAGCCGGTGCGTTTGCGCTGA
- a CDS encoding carboxynorspermidine decarboxylase, with product MSDLQTPFYLIDLAKLRVNMERIATLRERSGAKCLLALKCFATWGAFDFMRPFMDGTTSSSLFELRLGHEEFGKETHAYSVAWADHEIDEALGYADKIIFNSLGQLDRFGARARERGIAMGLRLNPRFSTSGFDLADPARPFSRLGEWDLPRLEQALDRISGVMIHYNCENADFDLFDAQLGRIEAEFGGFLEKLDWVSLGGGIHFTGDGYPLDRLADRLKAFSERFGVQVFLEPGEASITRSTSLEVTVLDVIHHGKDVAIVDSSIEAHMLDLLIYRETAKLPQEGEHPYQVAGKTCLAGDIFGEGRFPAPLQVGDRISIADAGGYTMVKKNWFNGVAMPAIAIRAEDGTIRSVRRFSYDDYKASLS from the coding sequence ATGTCCGACCTTCAGACGCCCTTCTACCTGATCGACCTCGCGAAACTGCGGGTGAACATGGAGCGGATCGCCACTTTGCGGGAACGCTCGGGGGCGAAATGCCTGCTGGCGCTGAAATGCTTCGCGACCTGGGGCGCCTTCGACTTCATGCGCCCGTTCATGGACGGCACCACCTCGTCCAGCCTGTTCGAGCTGCGGCTGGGGCATGAGGAATTCGGCAAGGAAACCCATGCCTATTCCGTGGCCTGGGCCGATCACGAGATCGACGAGGCGCTGGGTTACGCCGACAAGATCATCTTCAACTCGCTGGGCCAGCTGGACCGTTTCGGCGCGCGCGCCAGGGAACGCGGCATCGCCATGGGGCTGCGGCTGAACCCGCGCTTTTCGACCTCGGGCTTCGACCTGGCCGATCCGGCGCGGCCGTTCTCGCGGCTGGGCGAATGGGATCTGCCGCGCCTGGAGCAGGCGCTGGACCGCATCAGCGGGGTGATGATCCATTACAACTGCGAGAATGCCGATTTCGACCTGTTCGATGCGCAGCTCGGCCGGATCGAGGCGGAATTCGGCGGCTTCCTTGAAAAGCTGGACTGGGTCAGCTTGGGCGGCGGCATCCATTTCACCGGCGACGGCTATCCGCTGGACCGGCTGGCCGACCGGCTGAAGGCGTTCTCGGAACGCTTCGGGGTGCAGGTCTTCCTGGAACCGGGCGAGGCCAGCATCACCCGCTCGACCTCGCTGGAGGTGACGGTGCTGGACGTGATCCATCACGGCAAGGACGTGGCCATCGTGGACTCGAGCATCGAGGCGCATATGCTGGACCTGCTGATCTATCGCGAGACGGCGAAGCTGCCGCAAGAGGGCGAGCACCCCTACCAGGTCGCCGGCAAGACCTGCCTGGCCGGCGACATCTTCGGCGAAGGGCGCTTCCCGGCGCCCTTGCAGGTCGGCGACCGCATCAGCATCGCCGATGCCGGCGGCTATACCATGGTGAAGAAGAACTGGTTCAACGGCGTCGCCATGCCCGCCATCGCCATCCGGGCCGAGGACGGAACGATCCGCAGCGTCCGCCGGTTCTCTTACGACGATTACAAAGCCAGCCTGTCCTGA